agatctCTCCAATCAGTTCTACAGCAAAAAAGTCCACCTCCATAACCGCACAATTAAGGAGTCTCTGCATATAAGATCTTACTTTTATTCTGTAACTTATTTACCCTAGAACCACAAACATACATTCATCCCAGATGGGAAACAGGAATTAGAGAAAGAGGGAGCATTCATATAATATACATTCATATAATGTAATGTCACTTGTACTCCAGTCCCTAATCCTGGAATTAAATCCCTTCAGGCCTTTGTGGCAAATCCACAACTATGTCTTTGGGAGATCAGAGTCAGAACTGTCTGtgtctgcagcacaggaaaggaAGATGTAATCCAAAGTCATTTTGTGTAGTTTTCCAATGTTAGCTGTATGAATTAGAGAAGGGAAGATTAAAGCTGTCTAGCTCTTGAGATCATCAGTCAGTGAGTGGGTTCTAGAAAATGTATGTTGAAATTTGGTGTGCATGTGATAAAACCCATACTTATTGAAAGAGAAGGTGTAGGTGTGTTTTGAATGGTTAATCTTATCTCACAAAAGTGGATGGAATAGattaaaaatttccattttatttagaTTCCAAAAGATAAACTGATCTGTATTATGGAATATTGGTCTTTTACAAAACAACAGAATGGAAATAAATCACAAGGCAGTCGCAGTCTTTATAGcatgaattaaaaattatgaacCAAATATTCTGCTGGCTTTTTTCCAGACAAGATGAAACTActattaaaacagaaatctttAAGGTAATAATCTCATATGACAGCAGAGGGTGCTATCATTTCTTCTTCGGTTCAGGGTGTCATAACTGAAGCTGTGGCTCTCTTAACCCTTGAGTTGTTACTCTCAAGAATCTTGAAAAATACAATTCTGTAATTCAGTGGAAGTTATCCAGAAGGGAGTTAGACATAACTGATGGAGTTAAAAACTACACACTGGTATGTATTTTAGGCTAAAGCTCAACTCCTAAATGTGAAGGCTCTGCAACAAGCACTTCAATTTTACAAAACTAAAATGTAGAGAATTTTGCTGTGGTCTGATtagatttctcttttctgtaggAACATAAATGACAGACCTTTTAATCTGTAAATATTTCTCCCTCATTACTTCATAACTTATCTGCTACAGATTCTTGTCTTTACTGAACTGCTCAAACAGAAATGATAGGATAATATTGCTAAATGTTTGCAATATGTCCTGTCTATGAAAGCCACTTTGTCATCCTTTGGAAGAACTGAGGACAAAAGAATTAATTGTATCCTTTGCTGCCCTGTGAGATAAACAACTGACCGAGACAGGGTAAGACCAAGATGAAACAGATAAGCaaaggatctgggggtgctggtggacagccagCTAAACATGAgctagcagtgtgcccaggtggccaagaaggccaacagcttcctggcctgcatcaggaatcgtggccagcagaagcagggaagTGATGGTGCCcttgtacttggcactggtgaatctgcacctcgagtactgtgtgcagttctgggcccctcactacaagaaggatgtttaggtgctggagcaggtccagaggagagcaacaaggctggtgaagggtctagagaacaagtcatacaagaaGCAGCTGATGGAAGTGGGgatgtttattttagaaaagaggaggctgaggggagaccttattgccctctacaactacctgaaaggcaGCTGTAGTGAGGtgtgtgttggcctcttctcccaagtaagtaacaacaggaccagaataaatggtctgaagttgcagcaggggatgttcagattggatattaggaagaatttctagactgaaagagtggtcaggcactgaacagcctgcctagggaggtgtttgagtcaccatcctcaaaggtattcaagaaatgtgtagatatggaacttcagggcatgctctagcAGCCAaagttgtgggggttttttgtttcaatgATTGGACTTAGTGATCttggaggtcccttctaaccatgatgattctgtcattctgtagTTTTgtcattctgtcattctgtgacaGAGTCCTCGGTCTTTTCTGCCATTTGAAATCTCTTTCCTTAGATTTGGGGTTTTCCCCCATTCCTTTTGAAGCTTGATTGCTCAAAATCTGGGCTATGAGGCCCCAGTCAAGCAAAGTACTTAAACTGATCCAGTTTGACTGACGTGAACAGATAGCCCAGGTGTAAGACTGTATGCTGAACTTGCTGAGTGATCTTCAGGATAAGCCTAAAATTGCCAAAACATATCCCACGGTTTCTAAACCCACGAGAAGAAGGATGAGTACACCTCTTTTCTCTTATTGACCCAGAACCAGTTTTGAACCTAACTTGTCCTAAATAAGTAGGACATAAGTATGCATAAAGTATGAAGTTTGAGGAATACTAACAGTATAATAACAAGAATAAATTTTCTGGCTCTGTCAtggtgaaataaataaataaataaagttcccaagtttttgttgctgtgttgtttttacAGGAAATAATGTGAAGCAATTTTATGTGAGGTCAACAGGCCTCATCAAGCAGACAGCAAGGTATGAGCTTAGTTCAGTCCATCAGGAGATGTAATCCCAGCCCCAGTGTGGTCCTGGCAATGTTCCTGCTGACTCCAGTGGGATCAGGACTTCATATCACAGGATCCCATCAGCTCAGGAAAACTTAGGGTCTAGCTTGGTGTCTCCATTTCTCTCAGACCCACTGAATTTTCTCCATTCTTGCCTCCACTGTTCACACATGCATTCCCTTGTTCTTCCCTCCTACTTGTGTATTAATCTAGTCCCACCTTACTGAGCTTTACACCTGAGATTCTGTGTTTTGATTACTAACCAGAGGAcagtctctgctgctgagcctcTGCTTGATGTGGTGCTTGCTACAGGTCTGCAAAGAACACTGTTGCTCCTGGGCTCACAATCAGCCCCAAGCTATGGAAATAACTTGAAGAGAAAGTGGTAACTCGTGGAAGACTGCAGATGTTCCATTTTTCAGGATGTTGAAGGTAGGCTTCTGCATTATATATACAATTTTGGGGTActgaatagatttttttttttttttttgcaattcaaGGCTGGTAATGTGTTTCCTTCAAAGAGTTATTGATCTGTTTCAATAGGCAAAGTTGCCCTTTACTAGCTTTCCAGTTAGTAAAGACTGTGAGTCTCTTATGGATTTAAGACTAACTTAGATCTTGTTTCTCTCTTCTCATTTTGCCTCACATAGGCTTTGCTTCTAGATCTTTAATACATTAGAACAAATATTGTCATGAAACATAGTCTGTCTAAACTATACCCTGTTAAATTTAACCTACAAAGCAAGAAACAGATTCTAAGAGCTCTGAACCTCTATTGCACATTTTACTGTGGTTGTATCTGTTTGGgttcctgtgttttctttccaatcATTTGTTGGtacttaattaattaatcaatcAGTTATTTGGACTATTCTGTAGCATAGTTTGGAAAGAAGTAATTGGTATGTCATGTGTTTAAATAGCATTCATGCTGAAAGGCTGAAGTTCTCTTGGTGGATTGGCTAACTTATTCCTGGCTTTCTAAAGCTAGGGAAGGCTCTACCCTTTCATCATCTGTTAGCTGTGACCTGACAGAGCAGCTTCACTTGTGGTGGCAATCATCTTATATATTCTAAAATCCTGTGTAGGTGTTGGGGCTGAGAGGAGATGATGAAAAGGAGAGATTGGCCAAAGGTAAAGTGACAGTTTGTCAGAAGTAATAGTTTGGACTTCTGTCCTGTGGATTACGTAGAGAGGTACATATGTAACTGTTTCATTTTACATAAACTCATTTATTTCATGTACAGCCAAGAGGCACAGGATTGCTATGATGACTCCTTCCTTCACCTTGTGTTGTGCTGAATGTTTTCTGGGAATTGAGAAATAGCACTAAGCCCTAATGCCTGGTGTATCTACCTTGGGGTATTTCAATCTCACCCACATTTGGATTTCCAGGCAAATTATCAGCAAGAGCCTGAGGGACCAAACAGCTGGCTGGAATGCACAACACCAAGAGTGATGACAGCTCAGTGCTTCTGGATTATTTTCTCTATTATATAGGGCAGAGATGTGAGGGCATGAGAAAAGGTTGTTGCAAAGCCTTTCTGGGCATTCTGCTCCTCTAAAAATGCTCTGCTGCCCATTGTGTTTTTGTGGAAGTAGCTGTTTAAAACCGCTAGTCAACATGAACAGTAAAGTTTATGGTGTACTCTTAACAAAAGGCTAAGGGTGTATGTGTATAAGAGGGTAACGTAATCTGACATTTACAGCTGACATTGTACTAGTAAGGGATAtttactgtgggtttttttcctcaaatggAAGTTCCCCATGAAGTGATAAGGAACATTTCACAGAGCTGTGATTAACAATTACATTGGTAACAATGTCTGACATTAACAATGATGCTTTGCCcatgtttttaatgtgtttaaatATAGAGTATTTCAGTATATAAAGCAGTGATACATGTGCTAATATCTCAGCACCTTTTAGCATGCACTGCTGAATACACAAATGCACACATTTTGAAACCATGTAGATGTTAAAATTTGCAATTCAGAACCCCAACTACTTCAATAAAAggacagacacaaaaaaattcttctaTGTCTAAAGTCAAAGTACTCTGATATTGctattttaggaaggaaaattaatcatcatttttttacaaaggaagcagctcttctctgctgtttaGAACTGATTAGTAAATGGATATGCAGGAAGCTCTGTATGGAATTAAACAAGTATGAGTCTGTGCACTTCAATCTATTTTATACATGTTCTCCAAGACCTCAACAACTAAAGCTAATGCTCCCTCAGTTCCATTTAACTAATTAATCTAGGTTGCTATATTAATAATGGGCTGCCCTTCTGTCTGCATTTATGGCACTTAGCAagtcagtgtgtgtgtgtatgcttATCTCACGAACGAGAAAGCTCTTGTCAATGAATTAGATTAATCCATCAAAAGAATTAATGTGAGTTGATGACTGTTGATATATCTGAGAAAGCTGTCATGCACGAACAgatctctgcagctgcaggaagtaAGCAACAACACTCCAAACCACTGAGCAAGGCCCTGAGCCTGTACTTCTGAATAAAGAGGTTGCTGATGCCAAGAGGTGCTGGTGATGGGCTGCTGAGGTGATAAATGCAAAGGGTGCCACAGGAACCGAATGCTGCTGTCAATGCTTAGCTTATCTCAGTTGGGTTGGTATCCTGCCACAAAGAGTTCTCGTGCCTTCTgtcatgtaaaaatatttccccaAATTAGTTTCAGTTTCTTGCTTCCTTAAGCAGCATGAAGGAGCAAATACAGTTGAAAAATCAATTATGAAAAACTCTGCAGTCaccctccaaaataaaaatatcgACTGCACTTTGGACGTGGTTTTGGCAGTTTTCTTGTCCTGCCAGTTCTTTCAGCAGCCGTTTCATCTCTTTCAGTGCACTTGCCATAGCCAAGGTTCCTAATGGTCTGGAAGTTCCCAAGTACTGAAAAAGTCCCTTAAGCTGGTGATAATTGGCTGAGAGCAGGATGCAAAGATTCTACTGTGTCATAAGTGctaaaatataatgaaaatatgaTAATTGggacaaaggaaaatgtttcaacACTGCTGAAGTGGAAATATATAAAGAACAGGTTTTCTTCaccagatgatctctagaggtcccttccagctcgGAAAATTCTTGGCAGAGAGAAAGATGTATGTGGGCTTCTTTGTATGACAACTGTAATTTGGCGTGAAaccaagtttaaaaaaattagaagttttaaaagtgaTCTTGATGCTGCCTCCTAAAAGCTAATGGGCAGTTCCAGAATTTAAGTTATCAAGAATGATTAGAGATCTATCAATAGCACCCAGCATTCATTATTATCACTTACTTAGCTGCAATAATAGGCAGAAAGACTTGGCTCATAGTCTCACACCTACAAAAAGGCTACATTCGTTTTTCTCATACATGGAGACACAGACAGGAAACAACTCAAGAGTCACAGGAAGTGATCTTCAACATCTCCAtgcctcctgccctcccagccagcGCCTGAGGATCCAAAGACTGGGCTTGGTGAGCTGCCCAGGACCTTCATAAGCACTGCAGTGGGGAACAAATTGTCCAGGTGGCTtgttaaacaaataaacaaaactagTTGTCCATTCAGAGAagttgtttgtttaaaaaaactgaCATAGTGAAGCCATTTAGGCCTTCGTGGTTACAAATTTGTTTAGGAATTTATCAGCAGTGCAACACTCATTTCCAGACAAGATTACTGTAGTGCTCTTAGGCTTCAAAGGTATGATCCATGGCACTCCTTTGTGTGTTTCCTAACTATACACGGCAATACAGGTAGCCTGACAAAGCCCTAAAATAGCTATTTGGATGCACAATAGCAAATACATACTAAACCCAGTACATTTGGAATAAAATCTGATAGCATGTGAATCACTGGGTGCGGCTTGCAGAGGTGGTATTAAGCTCAGGTGTAACTATTTGACTAAGGATGCATACAGAACACAACACATGGAATTACCCAGCACTTCCTGGAGGAGCTGTTTTCATGAACAGCAgtacaagaggaagaaaaaaaaaaaaaatatcctgtgcTGGCTATCTTAAAACATTTTGGTCTgttatttcaaaatcaaatttccacaaatgaagagaaaaatggcaTTCATTGTGGCACTTTTTGCAAAGTCGGAAGGCtaaaagaaagttattttgtaACCGAGCATAAAATAGGCATTTGAAAAATGatttagctggaaaaaaacacaattttttccACATTAAGATAACTTAAGAACACCCAAATTGATTTTTATTAGACTTCTCGTATTCACTTCTGAGCTGACACATGCATGAGATATTCAGCCCTAAAGGTCACTTCTGAGAAAGCTATAAGTAACTGGAAACAGCACTGCAGGATGAAATGATGTCTCATTGCTAACTGTTACTGCTAGAGAGTGATAAGTATTTTATTCCTGAGGCTAAGGGCCAGCTCCTGTAAATAAATTTCTATTTCTCAGCTGTAATGATGGCTGAAAGATGATGTGACAGAGCTCATTTTCCCCGTTTGAATTTTTTGTATAAAGGGAGGGTGGGATGGACCAGCCTGGCTCTCAGCAGACGCCCGTGCTGAGGGGGGACCCCAGCCCCCGCTTCtccacagccaggagcaggggctgcagaagagcagcctcctcctcctcccaagcCCTGCTAGTAACCCAGGCTCCTGACATTCATCCTGCCCAGGATCTGGTCACCCCACGCTATGttctttcctgctctttttgGTGCCAACATTAGTCATTAAGGCttagatacaaaaaaaaaaacaaacccaaataaacCAAGCACCCCACAGCACAACCAAACTAAAACAACACCCGGACCTGAAGGGGGAGGCCTTTGGTGATTTTCCACTTTTCTCCAGAGCTGATTCTGCTACCGACGTGGAAGAGCGAAGGCAGCGGGTGGCTGCCTGTCTGTGGCTGCCTGTGGGGGGGTGGCCTCAGCCCCTGCGGGCCCCCTCCCCTTCGGGTTCAGGCCCCGggacccccctccccccggTCCTTCCCCTCGGCCCCGGCCCCTCCTCCCGCGGCGcccggggcggagcggggcggccccgTGCTGGGCAGGCGCGGCGCGGCCATGTCGGGCGCGGTGGAGCGGCGGCTGGCCCGCTTCCGCGCCTCCCGCTGCGGCACAGCCGCCTCGCCGCGCCCCGCGGAGCCTCCGCGCCAGGCCGCGGCGGCAGGGGCGGCCGAGGAGCAGCCGGTcgctgcggcggggccgggcggcggcgcggAGGTGAgcgcccggcggggcggggcggggacgCGGGGCGGTGGGGCGGGCGGTGCCTGACGCGGCGTCTCGGTGCTGCCTCCACAGGCCCGTCCCGGCGGGGCGGCGGTGCCGCTGTGGGCGCGTCCGCTGGTGCtgaaggtgctgctgtgggCGGTGCTGCTGGCGCTGTTCgcggagctggagctggggctgccttacttcgtcctgtccctgctgtACTGGATGTACGCCGGCACCCGCGGCCCCGCCGAGCGGCGGCCGGGCGAGCTCAGCGCCTACTCCGTCTTCAACCCCGGCTGCGCCGCCATCGCCGGGACGCTGACGGCCGAGCAGCTGGAGCGGGAGCTGCACTACCGGCCCGCGGCCGGGAAGTAGCGACCGGCCCGGCGGGAGCGGCTCCCGCCACCTCCTCCCGCCCGGGCCGGGGGCCCGAGGAAGGGCTGGCTGGAAAGGGTTATTTCTATGCAAAACGCCGCTTGCGCCTTCATCCGATTTGGGTGCCCCATAAAGCCGTGGCGAAGCGCGGGCTCTGGTTTCCCGGGCGGCAGAGCCGCGGCCGCGGGAGGCACGGGCTgtgcccagctcagctgcccGCCTGGCGGCTGCTGAAGCTCAGCTCTTGCTGACACTTGCCAGCGGTAGCTGAAGAAAAAACCACGAGGCACTCAGTATACGTAAAATAGGCTGCTGGTTCTGTTTGAACTCGTGTTTCATTTAATACAAATACCTGATTTAATGTGAGTTCTCTGTCCTTTTCATACGACCAGCTTCCATCATTTGCAGTatacgaaaaaaaaaaagttgttgttATTCCTGGCAGCTTTTCTTTAACCaccattttgaaagaaaaaattaaggtGAATATGCAGCAGACGTGGAAATGCAAGAGGCCCTCAGACAGAAGGGGATTTGTCCTGTCCTTGGATTCAGTCCTTCCactccagcagagctgatggCACTTCTCACCATCATCCTACAGACTGTCTGCTGTACTTGTGTATGATCCATCCATATCTTTAATATATCTATGGCACTGCATTAAAACAAATCATTAAGTCATAGTGAAGAGCAGCTGGTAGAACTCATGCCTCTGAGTAATGAGAAGGGAAGTCAGAAACTGGTCTTGCAAATCCTGTTCCATTatgccttttttaattttaagttacACAAAGCCTTCAGGCTTGACCTACCACAAGTTTTATCACAGGTTGAGGAAACAAAAGGATTGCTTTGGATTTAACTGGATTTGTAAGAGGTTAATAGATTAAAGCACAATTAATATTGCGTTTTATAATAaatgggggttggactagatgacctttaaaggtgccttccaacccaacacatCGTATGATTCTAATATGTTTAACACTGCTAAGGATCTCTTGGTAGCTCTCTACAGCATTCACTTAGTTTATATATTGGTCTCTTGGATAAATTCCAAATGGTACCATTTAAAGCTGAGCACAGAATTTTTGGATTTGCACATACTCCACCATCCTCTGGTAAAAACCCCTCAAAGTTCTCAACTATCCCCACTGATTCCATCGTACTATACAAATAACATTCTGCATTTTGATTAATACAGCCTCTTCAGGTTCAAAGGCCTCCTTGTAGTGGACACAGCTGCAAAGACAAGGCTGGGTTTCCATGGAAGAACCATGAGCTGTGTGTCTTTCCATTCTTACATTAAGAAGTCGTCAGGTGATACCTGAAGTAAATACACCAGGAAGTGACAGAATTTTGAGTTGAAACTTTATTCAcaaggataaaaataataatagcttAGTGCTTATGGGGAGCTGATACTCTGACATCTTGTACAGTTTGATTctggggttgttttttaaaacaaggaaataacatgcaaataaatattaaatataaggTAACATCAATGAAATTATAAAACCTTATAGCAGCAATGCTGAAAATAAAGGTTCATTTTGTTAGAAACACTAGTTACATTATGTCCAGGTGAATTTATAGACTAATGCTTCATGAGACAAGTTACCACAGTAAGTGAGCATGAAGCTGAAAGgcacaagaaataaaaattcacacTGTTCCTACTGAAGTAGGTAAAGTATGATGGAGAAACTGGTGTTTAGGCCTTGCTGAAAGTATTTCTCAAAGCACACTGTAATTCTGCTTTGGTGGCAGTTACTTTCACTGAATTGTCCTCTCAGTACTTTGAGGGAATTTAAAAAGGTTTGAAGAAGTGAGAGCTTAATCAGAGGGGGGGAAATCCACCACAACCCTCTTCTGGGCTAAGATCTCATTTTGTCATCCTAATGTTCTCTTATTCTAAGAAGGCAGAAGTTGCCAAAGTAAGTTTTGACATCTGTTGGAGCTATTCTTGTGGGCCCAAAGCCCTCAGTTCTGAAGTGACTAGGAGAGGCAAGAAGAGCCTAATAACTTAAAAAGCATATCCAACTGTTGAAAGGATCTTGTGACAGCAACACAGTACAAGTTTGTTACCACACATGTAAACACTATTCCTATGTCTGTCCTCttttatttgttaaatatttttttccagcataatAGTGAGTTAAAACACTTCCATAACTTCTACTGTCACAGCAGAACAATCACCTTGCTAAGAGCTGTGCAAGCAgcagaaactttttttccaggtttgcACACAACTAAGCAGGGCTCTGAAAACATAGCACCCACTCCTGAATATTCATGAGTGAAATTATTCCCTCCAGTGTGCACTATACAGCTGTAAATTTCTTCTGTCATCATGCTGCCTTTTCAGTGACTAACTTTATCAGTCTTTTCCTATCCAGAGCACTTAAGGGTAGATGTTAAATGGGAACACCAAGCATACTCTCTATCTACAGGAAGCTATTTAATTAAGTTGCAGGCCAACAGTTAACATACGCACATAGTGTGCAGGTATTGGTGTTGATGGTCACACAACATGGACGCTAGCTATTAAATTTACAGAAGAACCTGAGGTGCTTCATTCCAAGGTCAGCTCTGCAACGGATATTCAGAAGAGAAGGCATGGAAATGGCCTGTGGAGAAGCCAGCATGCTAAGTGTACATAAGCCAGCCTGAGAACTGTGGTGGATTTCTACAAACATGTCTGActcattccccccccccccccgccccaagcTCAGTTACAAGCATTATAGCAGAAGAAGGTAACCCATCCCATCTAATTCAATTCTAACCTGATGACTGCAAAACTAATCCACCCTGTTGGCAATTTGGATTCTAATACAATGATTAAATAATCCCATGCAAAGCAATCTAGCTTCAGGCAGGAAAGATGCTCAATTACATCCCTGAATAGCCAGTTCTCTTTCTTGGCAATGGGGGGGTGTGAATGCAAGTGCAAAGAGAGActtaaaaattagatttttgtttcttggttggggttttttgttgttgttggtggttttttttattgttttgtttgggttttggttgttttgtatgtttgtgtttgttttgttttgtgttgtttttatcTCTGCTGAGTCTGAATCTGTCTGCTATGCCATGGAAGTTACTTATTCCAAATAGTCTATGGACAGGGATATTCTCAGAGCTTGTCTTTGGCACCTTGCCACTTTCTTGTAAAGGGAGCTCGAGTAACAGCTGAGTAAAGACACGTAAAGCTTGTTATTAAGTGATGCTATGGATCACATCCTGCTTGTAAAGGTACCTCTGGatttccccagcagctcttgtGAACAGCAGGGAGGGTAACATAATTAGCAGCGTCCAGTTTTTCACTGCAAGAGCCTTCGCAGTTTCAAACAGACAAAATCCCACTGGGTTTAGGGTGGTGTTTTGGGGGGCACTGTTCGAACCCCGCTGATGGCAgggtggaggggctggggggaggggggggggcaccccgccggggggggggcggggcgggcggcgggagctGTCCGCAGTGCTGAACCCCGGCCGCTCCGCGCCGGGAGAGCCGTTCCCGCCGGGAGAAGAGGAAcggggctggaggggaaacaCCAGGGAACCCTCGTCTTCAGCTGCCCAACCTTGCTATGGCCAGCTGTGGCCACGAGCTGACTTCTGCATGTTTGCACCCTGAAGGAGCTAAGTCTAGCTGAGGAAGGAAATGTCCTCAGGCAGCACAACTCATTCTCCTGTGCCATCTGGAGAGCCTGAGTACCACCATATGAacacagaagagctgagcaTTCAGGGGATATTTCCACCCGTGTTGATAGAGATAACACACACCTATTAATAGCAGAAGAGGCCCCTACCAGATActggtgtttggtttttattttttcttttctctccaagTGAAGCTTAAAAAGAGCACTCAGGAACATACACCACACTACCTGCTGTATTGGTACATCTTCAGGATGCTGATTTTCACCTACCCAGAAAACAGGTAAGCATGTTTTAACTTTAGCTTTGGGAAACTCTTAGTACAAAACTGATTCTTCCCTAAAACACGAGTTGTGTCCcaccaagttattttttttctaaaactggTGATAGCACCTTACCTTATCCCCATAAAAGTCTACATGCATCTTTTGGCAACAATCATATTCTGTGTCCTTGTAATTTAATCAGTTGATCACTCAGCTCGCCCACTCAATAGT
The Apus apus isolate bApuApu2 chromosome 3, bApuApu2.pri.cur, whole genome shotgun sequence genome window above contains:
- the SAYSD1 gene encoding SAYSvFN domain-containing protein 1, whose protein sequence is MTVDISEKAVMHEQISAAAGKLILLPTWKSEGSGWLPVCGCLWGGGLSPCGPPPLRVQAPGPPSPRSFPSAPAPPPAAPGAERGGPVLGRRGAAMSGAVERRLARFRASRCGTAASPRPAEPPRQAAAAGAAEEQPVAAAGPGGGAEARPGGAAVPLWARPLVLKVLLWAVLLALFAELELGLPYFVLSLLYWMYAGTRGPAERRPGELSAYSVFNPGCAAIAGTLTAEQLERELHYRPAAGK